The Thermoclostridium stercorarium subsp. stercorarium DSM 8532 genome contains a region encoding:
- a CDS encoding helix-turn-helix domain-containing protein, whose product MARLFKKSVIWKWVISYTCIILISAVSSLVIYDRSRNFIKERQEKINEVLLEQATKELRDCIIMMEKLREEILINTSFNSLSKSGLDRNTSVAYKHYVLYKDLNTYLKLNNSYSHIMLYFKSDDKIVSDSSVNYSARYWEIYGESLGLSFSEWNSIINGTYNNFHATNVKIGDTEGTIFARTIQQAQTGRQKVNLFVIFTKEDLESLLGEYNYYKDTSMLIFDRVGKTTVKFDYASIINSDEDEKKIIEAVQAGKKEVVLGNNEVINLYYFQNNSPYYLCILTPESVYLKTMHNFQLIFCFIFVISIVFSIVLIVVFVNNNYRPVRDLLKTLFSTDVFQGGEHREQSLIENENEFTLVKKGMAQVSSSYNNVKMAFSRQNKLLRKVYLSRLLNGKAKLLPEKQLIELYELQFKYNDFVVVLLYVQDFTAESGNNYEDDSGALEITDLDHAQSVLVEKYDKLFSDKGWTVNHTIIDDLLVFVVCVPPGENRPDYINSVIHKGTKSVEESYGVEILVSVSAVHSSLEKLSVAYQEALQAFEALKLYDLGGFVCYTDISDLFISSYNYPYEMEQRLIKAIQLGNFVSAKAIVSEVINSNINNRKYISWDIIRCLMFDLLGTVMKTFDANEESQQFIKKLKPAKRLAECTDLQSMEKTFEEILSYCCDFFRVTTGNDEKLYYKIQAYIRDNYGDPNLGVSSIADHFSISPVTLSKKFREITGSKITTFISEVRVEEAKKLLLSSNENLSYIANSVGFGSTKTFTRMFKQIEGCTPGQWREKQKFVV is encoded by the coding sequence ATGGCAAGACTGTTTAAGAAAAGCGTCATATGGAAATGGGTTATTTCATATACCTGTATTATTCTCATATCGGCGGTAAGCAGTCTTGTAATATATGACCGGAGCCGGAATTTTATAAAGGAAAGACAGGAAAAAATAAATGAAGTTTTGCTGGAACAGGCCACGAAAGAATTACGGGACTGTATTATCATGATGGAAAAACTCAGGGAGGAAATACTAATCAATACCAGTTTCAATTCCCTGAGCAAGTCAGGATTGGACCGCAATACGTCGGTGGCTTATAAACATTATGTGCTTTACAAGGACCTTAATACATATCTGAAACTTAACAACAGTTATTCCCATATAATGTTATATTTTAAAAGTGATGACAAAATAGTGTCCGACAGTTCGGTCAATTATTCGGCACGGTACTGGGAAATCTACGGAGAGTCGCTGGGACTGAGTTTCAGTGAGTGGAACAGCATAATTAACGGAACGTATAATAATTTTCATGCCACAAATGTGAAAATAGGAGACACCGAAGGCACGATATTTGCGAGAACCATTCAGCAGGCCCAGACCGGAAGACAGAAAGTTAACCTTTTTGTAATTTTCACAAAGGAAGACCTGGAGAGTCTGCTCGGCGAATATAACTATTACAAGGACACATCAATGCTGATATTTGACCGGGTGGGCAAAACAACGGTTAAATTTGATTATGCGTCGATTATAAACAGCGATGAAGATGAGAAAAAAATCATTGAAGCGGTGCAGGCGGGCAAGAAAGAAGTTGTACTTGGGAATAACGAGGTAATAAATCTCTATTATTTTCAGAATAATTCCCCGTATTATCTTTGCATTTTAACTCCTGAAAGCGTTTATTTAAAGACAATGCATAATTTTCAGCTTATTTTCTGCTTTATATTCGTTATTTCAATTGTATTCAGCATTGTATTAATAGTTGTGTTTGTAAATAATAATTACAGGCCTGTAAGGGATCTGCTGAAAACGCTGTTTTCAACGGATGTATTTCAGGGCGGGGAACACCGCGAACAGTCTTTGATTGAAAATGAAAACGAGTTCACTCTCGTGAAAAAAGGCATGGCGCAGGTAAGCAGCAGCTATAACAATGTTAAAATGGCGTTTAGCAGGCAAAACAAGCTCTTGCGCAAGGTTTACCTTTCCAGGCTCCTGAACGGCAAGGCGAAACTTCTTCCTGAAAAACAGCTGATTGAATTATATGAGTTGCAATTCAAATATAATGATTTTGTTGTTGTTCTGCTTTATGTTCAGGACTTCACCGCCGAATCGGGAAATAATTATGAAGATGATTCAGGTGCATTGGAAATAACCGACCTTGATCATGCGCAGTCGGTTTTAGTTGAAAAGTATGACAAACTTTTTTCAGATAAAGGATGGACGGTAAACCACACAATCATTGACGATCTGCTGGTGTTTGTCGTTTGTGTTCCTCCGGGAGAGAACCGCCCGGATTATATTAACAGTGTTATTCATAAAGGAACGAAATCGGTTGAGGAAAGCTACGGTGTTGAAATCCTGGTATCGGTAAGCGCGGTACATTCCAGCCTTGAAAAACTGTCGGTTGCCTACCAGGAAGCACTGCAGGCCTTTGAAGCGTTGAAATTGTACGATCTCGGCGGTTTTGTCTGCTACACCGATATTTCAGATCTTTTCATTTCAAGCTACAATTATCCCTATGAGATGGAACAGCGACTGATAAAGGCCATTCAGCTGGGGAATTTTGTAAGCGCAAAAGCCATAGTGTCGGAAGTAATAAACAGCAACATAAACAACAGAAAGTATATTTCATGGGATATCATACGCTGTCTGATGTTTGATTTGCTCGGGACGGTTATGAAAACTTTTGACGCCAATGAGGAAAGTCAGCAGTTTATTAAAAAGCTTAAGCCGGCAAAAAGATTGGCTGAATGTACCGACCTTCAGAGCATGGAAAAAACGTTTGAAGAAATATTGTCCTACTGCTGCGACTTTTTCAGGGTTACGACCGGCAATGACGAAAAGCTGTATTATAAAATTCAGGCATATATCAGGGACAATTACGGTGACCCGAATCTGGGCGTTTCATCAATAGCCGATCATTTTTCAATTTCACCCGTTACATTGTCCAAAAAGTTCCGGGAAATAACAGGTTCGAAAATTACAACCTTCATTTCGGAAGTAAGGGTGGAAGAAGCCAAAAAATTATTGCTTTCCAGTAACGAAAATTTGTCCTATATCGCAAACAGCGTGGGTTTTGGCAGCACAAAGACATTTACAAGAATGTTTAAGCAGATAGAAGGTTGTACCCCCG
- a CDS encoding small, acid-soluble spore protein, alpha/beta type, translating to MARRNGVMSEQLKEEIAKELGVYDIVKNDGWGAVTSRDCGNMVKKAIEMANRNSAPNRQA from the coding sequence ATGGCCAGACGAAACGGCGTTATGTCAGAGCAACTTAAGGAAGAGATAGCGAAAGAACTTGGTGTGTATGATATAGTCAAAAATGACGGTTGGGGAGCCGTGACATCAAGAGACTGCGGTAATATGGTCAAGAAAGCCATAGAAATGGCTAACAGGAATTCCGCCCCGAACCGTCAGGCATAG
- a CDS encoding CBS domain-containing protein — protein MKVRDVMTKSVVTVSPDTTIKEVAELMQKHNVGAIPVVDQSGLKGIVTDRDLVVRNIASGKDPFSTPVREIMTSQVATVSPDDDVQSVTKIMASKQVRRVPVVENQQLIGMLSLGDIATTGKPELTVEASEALAEISKPSKPLGTNPSK, from the coding sequence ATGAAAGTACGCGACGTTATGACAAAATCGGTGGTTACGGTCAGTCCGGATACTACAATAAAAGAAGTGGCGGAGTTAATGCAGAAACACAATGTCGGTGCAATACCCGTGGTTGACCAGAGCGGTCTTAAGGGCATTGTAACCGACCGAGATCTTGTCGTAAGAAATATTGCGTCAGGAAAGGATCCGTTTTCAACCCCTGTGCGCGAAATAATGACATCGCAGGTGGCAACGGTTTCTCCCGACGATGATGTGCAGTCGGTTACGAAAATTATGGCCTCAAAACAGGTAAGAAGGGTACCGGTTGTGGAAAACCAACAGCTGATTGGCATGTTATCCCTTGGGGATATTGCGACCACCGGCAAACCCGAATTAACTGTGGAAGCTTCCGAGGCACTGGCCGAAATCAGTAAACCGTCCAAACCATTAGGAACCAATCCCTCCAAATAA
- the nadC gene encoding carboxylating nicotinate-nucleotide diphosphorylase — protein MEKWVIRDILERAFREDMPMGDITTDNTVPCDSISKAFLIAKQDGVIAGLEICIEAFRMLDPDVNLEPLVKDGDFVRKGDRILVVEGNSRALLKAERTALNILQRLSGIATETRKYVEKLRGYKAKVVDTRKTTPGLRLLEKYAVRVGGGTNHRFSLSDGVLIKDNHIKAAGGIRQAVEAVRKQIPHTVKIEVETETLEQVKEALDIGADIIMLDNMPPEIMKQAVELIAGKAVTEASGNVTLDNIESVAATGVDIISVGAITHSVKAMDISMKFE, from the coding sequence ATGGAGAAATGGGTAATAAGGGACATACTTGAAAGAGCTTTTCGCGAAGATATGCCGATGGGGGACATAACAACCGACAATACCGTTCCCTGTGACAGTATTTCGAAAGCCTTCCTTATTGCCAAGCAGGACGGCGTAATAGCCGGTCTTGAAATATGTATCGAAGCTTTCAGAATGCTTGATCCCGATGTGAATTTGGAGCCCCTTGTCAAAGACGGCGATTTTGTCAGGAAAGGGGACAGGATTTTGGTGGTGGAAGGAAACAGCAGGGCACTTTTAAAAGCCGAGAGGACGGCTTTGAACATTTTGCAGAGGCTTAGCGGCATTGCTACCGAAACACGCAAGTATGTGGAAAAACTCAGGGGTTATAAGGCGAAGGTTGTGGATACACGGAAGACCACACCGGGGCTCAGGCTGCTTGAAAAATATGCCGTTAGGGTCGGAGGAGGAACCAATCACCGTTTTTCGCTTTCCGACGGCGTGTTGATAAAAGATAACCACATTAAGGCGGCAGGAGGGATCAGACAGGCTGTTGAGGCGGTGAGAAAGCAAATTCCACACACCGTCAAAATAGAAGTTGAAACCGAGACTCTGGAGCAGGTAAAAGAAGCCTTGGACATCGGTGCCGATATTATCATGCTTGACAATATGCCTCCGGAGATTATGAAGCAGGCTGTGGAACTGATAGCCGGAAAAGCAGTGACAGAGGCATCGGGAAATGTTACGCTCGACAATATAGAAAGCGTGGCTGCCACCGGTGTTGATATAATTTCAGTGGGTGCAATAACCCATTCGGTGAAGGCAATGGATATCAGCATGAAATTTGAGTGA
- the nadB gene encoding L-aspartate oxidase has product MTFVDRYLVNFDINDIPKEQYDVVVIGSGIAGVYTALQMDSSIKVAVVTKETVEISNSVLAQGGIAVPLGRDDSPECHFRDTVYAGAGLCDEETVRILVNEAAENIEILCRYGVNFDRGEDQQLLLSREGAHSKNRIVHTGDSTGKEVCDTLIKILLKHDNVRIFERTFAIDIVTEAKKCIGLIAYEEDSKSFKLFLAGAVVCAAGGYGQLYNYTTNPQVTTGDGVALAYRAGCRVMNPEFVQFHPTVLYHPEDRSFLITEAVRGEGAILLNIRGERFMPAYHPMAELAPRDVVSRAIFQELQKTGSTYVYLDISHKDPEYVKNRFPTIYKTCLRYGIDITKDRIPVAPAAHYSMGGIKTDEWGRTGIEGFYACGEAACNGIHGANRLASNSLLEGLVFGRRIATELTGQILNRTLKEARIPDNLCHIRKSNEPVKNAGALKSRLRTLMTEKVGIIRNGENLQEALNQVLEMKAEIEGKAYTTVEHWELVNMLTLSELVIRAALMRRESRGAHYRSDYPQTDDVNFRKNTVL; this is encoded by the coding sequence ATGACCTTTGTGGACAGGTATTTGGTAAACTTTGATATTAATGACATACCGAAAGAGCAGTATGATGTAGTCGTAATCGGAAGCGGTATTGCGGGGGTTTATACCGCGCTTCAGATGGATAGCAGTATTAAGGTGGCAGTTGTAACAAAAGAAACGGTTGAGATAAGCAATTCGGTACTTGCACAGGGTGGCATTGCAGTTCCACTGGGCAGGGATGATTCCCCTGAATGCCATTTTAGGGATACGGTCTATGCGGGGGCAGGACTGTGCGACGAAGAAACGGTTCGGATTCTTGTAAATGAAGCTGCCGAAAATATAGAAATACTGTGCCGTTACGGCGTTAACTTTGACAGGGGAGAAGATCAGCAGCTGTTATTATCCAGGGAAGGAGCACACAGCAAAAACCGGATTGTCCATACCGGAGATTCCACCGGCAAGGAAGTATGTGATACTTTGATTAAAATCCTGCTGAAACATGATAATGTAAGAATATTCGAAAGAACCTTCGCAATAGACATTGTTACGGAGGCAAAGAAGTGTATCGGGCTTATCGCCTATGAAGAGGACAGCAAAAGTTTCAAATTGTTTCTGGCCGGTGCGGTTGTATGCGCAGCAGGCGGTTACGGTCAGCTTTATAATTACACAACAAACCCGCAGGTAACGACCGGCGACGGAGTGGCTTTGGCATATCGCGCAGGCTGCAGGGTTATGAATCCCGAATTTGTCCAGTTCCATCCTACCGTGCTTTATCATCCCGAAGACAGGTCCTTTCTTATTACCGAAGCGGTAAGAGGAGAAGGGGCGATACTTTTAAATATTCGGGGCGAGCGTTTCATGCCTGCTTATCACCCGATGGCCGAGCTGGCTCCGAGGGACGTTGTATCCAGGGCAATTTTTCAGGAGCTGCAGAAAACGGGTTCGACTTATGTGTATCTGGATATTTCCCATAAGGATCCGGAATATGTGAAAAATCGTTTCCCTACTATTTATAAAACCTGCCTGCGGTACGGTATTGATATAACAAAGGACAGGATACCCGTTGCGCCGGCGGCCCATTACTCCATGGGCGGCATAAAAACCGATGAATGGGGAAGAACCGGCATAGAAGGTTTTTATGCCTGCGGTGAAGCGGCATGCAACGGAATTCACGGTGCCAACCGCCTGGCAAGCAATTCACTCCTGGAAGGTCTTGTTTTCGGAAGAAGGATCGCCACTGAACTGACAGGCCAGATATTGAACCGGACATTGAAGGAAGCGAGGATTCCGGACAATTTATGCCATATAAGAAAATCAAACGAGCCTGTTAAAAACGCCGGTGCGTTGAAGTCAAGGCTTCGCACCCTTATGACCGAAAAGGTTGGGATAATCCGAAACGGTGAAAATTTGCAGGAAGCTTTGAACCAGGTTCTGGAAATGAAGGCTGAAATCGAAGGGAAAGCTTATACAACGGTTGAACACTGGGAATTAGTTAACATGCTCACATTGTCGGAACTGGTGATAAGAGCGGCTTTGATGCGCAGGGAAAGTCGCGGCGCCCATTACAGGTCTGACTATCCTCAGACCGATGATGTAAATTTCAGAAAAAATACGGTACTGTAG
- a CDS encoding TM1266 family iron-only hydrogenase system putative regulator: protein MKKRIGVVGIVVENMNSTLKLNAILHDHADLILGRLGVPYKEKNVRVLALIVEGTTDQIGALTGKLGNLSGVNVKTALSKEYS from the coding sequence ATGAAAAAGAGAATAGGAGTTGTCGGTATTGTTGTGGAAAACATGAACTCCACTTTAAAACTGAATGCAATATTGCATGACCACGCCGATTTGATACTGGGCCGGCTGGGAGTTCCGTACAAGGAAAAAAATGTAAGGGTTTTAGCTCTAATAGTGGAGGGAACGACCGATCAGATCGGAGCTCTTACGGGGAAACTGGGGAACCTTTCGGGAGTGAATGTTAAAACGGCTTTATCAAAGGAATATTCTTGA
- a CDS encoding phasin family protein has protein sequence MLKEYLEKTLHFGLGLVTYSAEKIEAMVNELVKKGEVASEDAKKLVNELIEKGEKQKEAIRKYIQEEISKMQVNREAKEETGPVTRDEIRQIIREELAKLNEQKSAGEDIAENGDSTGEGSEPTEQRE, from the coding sequence ATGTTAAAGGAATATCTGGAAAAAACGCTTCATTTCGGACTGGGGCTGGTAACCTACTCGGCGGAAAAGATAGAGGCAATGGTCAACGAACTGGTTAAAAAGGGAGAAGTGGCATCGGAAGACGCGAAAAAACTTGTCAATGAGCTGATTGAAAAGGGAGAGAAGCAAAAAGAGGCAATCAGAAAATACATTCAGGAAGAAATCTCTAAAATGCAGGTTAACAGGGAAGCCAAGGAAGAAACCGGTCCTGTAACGCGGGATGAAATCAGGCAGATTATAAGGGAAGAACTGGCTAAGCTCAATGAACAGAAAAGCGCCGGCGAAGATATCGCGGAAAATGGGGATAGTACCGGGGAAGGCAGTGAACCGACCGAACAACGGGAATGA
- a CDS encoding LCP family protein codes for MKKKFVVLYTIVALVAGVLTGLLLSALIGSDDSQAISDVTIDDENDIVNDNNGHKNDNKKGNATAKWPDYNITKNQRYYKRLITDSDKNVLLVGEDAYSGNYDTIIVASISVKNKKIQLFNFPRDIYIDYSDEILSRLKEKSPALYSAKGFQKINAAHTVGARIEYKKGTGRFGDSNFDFLADLIEEVFGITIDDYAYVNTKGFREIVDMFGGVEVNVPVRMKYDDPVQGLHIDLKKGRQLLNGVQAEGFVRFRQGYDENGVFKTYSDQFRKENQNEFLKEFFKQHVNLKNLGKVDDLIGLLGKNIKTSINNTKKISSYASLLGKALTGNFEQESYIVECEGKKINGLYFEIIKSE; via the coding sequence ATGAAAAAAAAGTTTGTTGTTTTGTATACAATAGTTGCGCTTGTGGCGGGAGTATTAACAGGTCTTTTGCTGTCAGCCCTGATCGGTTCGGATGATTCCCAGGCAATATCCGATGTTACCATAGATGATGAAAATGATATTGTCAACGATAATAATGGTCATAAGAATGATAATAAAAAGGGCAATGCCACTGCAAAATGGCCCGATTATAATATAACCAAAAATCAGAGGTACTATAAGCGTCTTATTACCGACAGCGACAAAAATGTTCTGCTCGTAGGGGAAGATGCTTACAGCGGTAACTATGATACCATAATCGTGGCTTCTATATCGGTGAAAAACAAGAAAATACAGCTGTTCAACTTTCCCAGGGATATATATATTGACTACAGTGACGAGATCCTTAGCAGGTTAAAGGAAAAGTCTCCTGCCTTATACAGCGCCAAGGGATTTCAGAAAATAAACGCAGCCCACACGGTTGGAGCAAGGATAGAGTATAAAAAAGGAACCGGCAGATTCGGCGACAGTAATTTCGACTTTCTGGCAGATCTGATTGAAGAAGTTTTCGGTATAACTATTGACGATTATGCTTATGTTAATACCAAGGGCTTCAGGGAAATTGTAGACATGTTTGGCGGTGTGGAAGTGAATGTGCCGGTCAGAATGAAGTATGATGATCCGGTACAGGGTCTCCATATTGATCTTAAAAAGGGAAGACAGCTCCTGAACGGTGTACAGGCCGAGGGATTTGTCAGATTCCGTCAGGGGTATGATGAAAACGGTGTTTTCAAAACTTATTCCGATCAATTCAGAAAAGAGAATCAGAATGAGTTTTTGAAAGAGTTTTTTAAGCAGCATGTAAACCTGAAGAATCTGGGAAAGGTTGATGATTTGATTGGATTGTTGGGAAAGAATATTAAGACCAGCATCAATAATACCAAAAAGATAAGTTCCTATGCCAGTTTGTTAGGTAAGGCCCTGACCGGGAATTTTGAGCAGGAATCCTATATTGTTGAATGTGAAGGAAAGAAAATCAACGGACTTTATTTTGAAATCATAAAAAGCGAATAA
- a CDS encoding acyl-CoA dehydratase activase-related protein, which yields MRIGIPKGLLYCKYHPFFETFFHCLGAEIVTSENTNKKILDLGVGTCVDEACLPVKIYHGHVASIKDMCDLLVIPRIMQVCKNEYICPKFCGLPEMIFHSISGMPEVTYLPLYMHDRKSLYKWCAAYGSIITRNRSKIRHAFEHAVNAQRNFKTGISELKKINVMLAGHPYVINDAFLNMDIVNKLKAKGIGIITEEFAPASVSEAQVMKLIKKPFWTFQRSLFGASAAFHHQRTIHGIIYLSSFGCGIDSIVIDLIRFHIGEFPMLVIKLDEHTGEAGVETRLEAFIDMLERRVDNENNLPAYGQCLYSGENSV from the coding sequence ATGCGGATTGGAATTCCGAAAGGCTTATTATACTGCAAATACCATCCTTTTTTTGAAACCTTTTTTCACTGCCTTGGCGCGGAAATCGTAACTTCTGAAAACACAAACAAAAAAATTCTGGATTTGGGTGTTGGAACCTGTGTGGACGAAGCATGCCTGCCGGTCAAAATCTACCACGGGCACGTGGCATCAATAAAGGACATGTGTGATCTTTTGGTAATTCCGCGTATTATGCAGGTTTGCAAAAACGAATACATCTGTCCGAAGTTCTGCGGTCTTCCAGAAATGATTTTTCACAGCATTTCCGGAATGCCCGAAGTCACTTACCTACCGTTATACATGCACGACAGAAAATCCCTCTACAAATGGTGCGCAGCATACGGATCCATAATCACCCGGAACAGGAGTAAAATCAGGCATGCATTCGAACATGCAGTGAACGCTCAGAGGAATTTTAAAACCGGAATTTCTGAGCTGAAAAAAATCAACGTCATGCTTGCAGGCCATCCCTATGTCATAAACGACGCTTTTTTGAACATGGATATTGTAAACAAGCTCAAAGCAAAGGGAATCGGAATTATCACCGAGGAATTTGCTCCGGCCTCGGTTTCTGAAGCACAGGTTATGAAGCTGATCAAAAAACCTTTCTGGACATTCCAGCGAAGTTTATTCGGAGCATCTGCGGCTTTTCATCACCAACGGACAATACACGGGATTATATACCTGTCTTCCTTTGGCTGCGGCATCGATTCGATAGTGATAGATCTTATACGGTTTCACATAGGGGAATTTCCGATGCTTGTTATTAAACTCGACGAGCATACGGGGGAAGCAGGGGTTGAAACAAGGCTTGAAGCTTTCATAGACATGCTGGAAAGGAGAGTAGATAATGAAAATAACCTTCCCGCATATGGGCAATGTTTATATAGCGGTGAAAATTCTGTTTGA
- a CDS encoding acyl-CoA dehydratase activase-related protein codes for MKITFPHMGNVYIAVKILFEGLGIDYVIPPLNNKEALSIGSKYSPDEICLPFKLMIGNYMAGIKKGADTILLVGSCGPCRFGEYPELQLKILEHLKHNADFIVLDAVKSIGLAELFSRIKTIGRESDKRLSEKISAVIRAYNAMCIIDDIESQAHFKAGYEKNRGECKRLLNSCKEEVFSCNDPDKALSLLKSYQKKMSNIPADYSKNPIKVAIIGEIYTVIEPFTNLFIEDLLMDMGVSTKRNLTPSWWVKDMLLKIIKLNSREIIKASNEYLPLYIGGHARECVGEAVLASKERFDGAIQIFPMGCMPEIVSKAILPAISRDKGIPVLSLIVDEMTGEAGYMTRIEAFIDLLERRREHVLTGN; via the coding sequence ATGAAAATAACCTTCCCGCATATGGGCAATGTTTATATAGCGGTGAAAATTCTGTTTGAAGGATTGGGTATTGATTACGTCATACCCCCGCTTAACAATAAAGAAGCCCTTTCCATCGGTTCAAAATACTCTCCCGATGAAATATGCCTTCCTTTCAAGCTAATGATAGGCAACTATATGGCAGGCATAAAAAAAGGCGCAGACACCATATTGCTTGTCGGAAGCTGCGGCCCGTGCCGGTTCGGCGAATATCCCGAACTGCAGCTTAAAATTCTTGAACATTTAAAGCATAACGCGGATTTCATTGTCCTTGACGCCGTTAAAAGCATCGGACTTGCTGAACTTTTCAGCAGGATTAAAACAATCGGGCGCGAAAGCGACAAAAGGCTTTCGGAAAAAATTAGCGCAGTTATCAGGGCCTATAACGCAATGTGTATCATCGACGATATTGAAAGCCAGGCTCATTTCAAGGCGGGTTACGAGAAAAACAGGGGCGAATGCAAAAGACTTCTCAATTCATGCAAGGAGGAAGTTTTTTCGTGCAATGATCCGGATAAGGCATTGAGTTTATTAAAAAGCTATCAGAAAAAAATGAGCAATATCCCTGCCGATTACTCGAAAAACCCCATAAAGGTGGCAATCATCGGTGAAATCTATACAGTCATAGAACCCTTTACAAATCTTTTTATCGAGGATCTTTTAATGGACATGGGAGTATCAACGAAAAGAAATTTAACTCCGTCCTGGTGGGTAAAAGACATGCTGCTGAAAATTATAAAGCTTAATTCCCGTGAAATCATTAAAGCTTCGAACGAATACCTTCCGCTCTACATAGGCGGACACGCACGGGAATGCGTGGGTGAAGCGGTGCTTGCTTCAAAAGAGCGCTTTGACGGCGCGATTCAGATTTTCCCAATGGGCTGCATGCCTGAAATAGTCTCAAAGGCAATACTGCCCGCAATATCCCGGGACAAAGGAATACCAGTTCTGTCACTGATAGTGGATGAAATGACCGGAGAGGCAGGTTATATGACCCGCATCGAAGCATTTATTGATTTGCTTGAAAGGAGGCGGGAGCATGTACTCACTGGGAATTGA
- a CDS encoding acyl-CoA dehydratase activase produces the protein MYSLGIDVGSVSTNLVLLDNNNNVVEKLYIRTKGRPMEAVQTALSEISRKYDDRQIYAVGTTGSGRHIASIQVGADIIKNEITAHAVAAIHTEKDVKTVIEIGGQDSKIIIIRDGVVTDFAMNTVCAAGTGSFLDRQAERLGIPIEEFGDHALRAAVPVRIAGRCAVFAESDMIHKQQLGYNTCDIIAGLCDALVRNYLSNVAKGKEILPKVIFQGGVAANKGIHRAFESALNMQVIVPEHYDVMGALGAAILAREKVGREKSRTKFKGFSVSVSDFKSESFVCSGCSNQCEVVSVLENHNPIGYFGDRCGKYNRSTASAAGIMAR, from the coding sequence ATGTACTCACTGGGAATTGACGTGGGTTCGGTCAGCACCAATCTGGTATTGCTGGATAACAACAATAATGTAGTTGAGAAATTGTATATAAGAACGAAAGGAAGACCGATGGAGGCGGTTCAGACAGCCCTTTCGGAAATCAGCAGGAAATATGATGACAGGCAGATATACGCCGTCGGAACAACGGGAAGCGGCAGGCACATAGCCTCAATACAGGTGGGCGCTGACATAATTAAAAATGAAATAACCGCCCATGCGGTGGCGGCAATCCATACCGAAAAAGACGTAAAAACAGTTATTGAAATAGGAGGGCAGGATTCAAAAATTATAATCATCAGGGACGGAGTGGTAACCGATTTTGCAATGAACACCGTCTGCGCTGCAGGGACAGGGTCTTTTCTCGACCGTCAGGCAGAACGCCTGGGAATTCCGATAGAGGAATTCGGAGACCATGCCTTAAGGGCGGCCGTTCCGGTAAGAATTGCAGGCCGCTGCGCCGTTTTCGCCGAATCCGACATGATCCATAAACAACAGCTGGGATATAACACCTGTGACATTATTGCGGGGCTTTGCGATGCGTTGGTGAGAAATTATCTCAGTAACGTCGCAAAAGGAAAGGAAATCCTGCCCAAAGTCATTTTTCAGGGAGGTGTGGCGGCTAACAAGGGTATTCATCGCGCTTTTGAAAGCGCCCTGAATATGCAGGTAATCGTTCCTGAACATTATGACGTTATGGGCGCCCTTGGCGCCGCAATCCTGGCCAGGGAAAAAGTCGGCAGGGAAAAATCCAGAACAAAATTCAAAGGTTTCTCGGTTTCAGTCTCGGACTTTAAATCCGAAAGTTTCGTGTGCAGCGGCTGTTCAAACCAGTGCGAAGTTGTTTCTGTCCTTGAGAACCATAACCCCATCGGATATTTCGGCGACAGATGCGGTAAATACAACAGGTCCACCGCTTCTGCCGCCGGAATAATGGCCAGGTAA